The Ectothiorhodospiraceae bacterium BW-2 nucleotide sequence CGGCGGCAGGCGATAGCTAACAGAGAGGGTGCAGTTGTGGTCGCTATCGCGGCAAAAGCGCTGATGAATCGTCGGACCATCGTACTTGCGGCCGTAGCGGCTATCGGCGCACTCGATTAGCGCAGCGCACTGTGCCGGATAGCGCATCGCCGCCGGCAGACGCTTGACGATGGCGCTAAACATCGATGCGAGTTCGGTATGCTCTTCGGTGATACGAAAAATATCGTATAGACAGGAGAGCTCCTTCATCCGTTCGGTCAGTTCGTACTCTGATTGTGTGAGTTGATGGTGCTGCTCAGAGAGCCGCTGTAGCATCTGGTTAAAGGCGATCGCTAGCTGGCCTAACTCACCGAGCCACTGCTCCGGTAGTGGCCGCTCTCGCTCTGTACCGATAGTGCGACTGGCCTGTATTAGCTGCTGTAGCGGGATAACCAGATGGTAGTGTAACCAGAGGCTGAGGGCGGTGGCCAGTAGCAGTAGCGTGGCGATGAGCGGTAGCTGAAACAGGAGTTCGTTATGGCGCAGCCGCTGCAATTCAGGTGCTAAATCGACCTTAAGGTAGATAAAGCCGTACTCTTGACCCTCGCTCTTATCTCCTAACGAGGGCGGCCAGCGCAGCGGTTGTCGTAGCTGTAGAGTCTCCCCGTTCAGCTCTAGCGAGGGGGTGGGGGGCGGCACCGTCAGAGTGAGGCGAGGGGAGGGGGGGATGTTAACTCTACCTCCATGCGGGGGTTCATTAACTGCACTACCGTCCCCGGTATGAGACGGGCGGTCAACTGCAACTCCTGCTGTACGATCTCGGGGTGTTGGGCAATAATAGTCTCAGCCATCTGGGCAAGATGCTCGACTCGCCCCTGCAATCGCTTGCTATTTTCGGTGATATAGTTTTCGGTATGGTGCTGCAGTGTCAATAAGATCACCACTAGGGCGCCGACTAGCAGTGTTAGTATTAGCCCTAGCGGTAGCAGGACAAAAATTGAGCGAAACTTAGGTTCTCTCCCCGGCCTATTTTTTTGGAGGGGGTGTCTCATTATCGTTATCTCTGGCGTATCTATTTTGTGACTGGTTAAACGGGGTGATTCAGGGGAGTGAATGATCGGGGTATATGGATACCTTGATTAACAATAGATCGCCCCTAACGGCGCGGCCTCTCTAGCACCGGTGACCGATGGTAAGTTACCGGCTCTGCCATGCACTCTCTGGCAGGCGAGCCAAGCAAACGCACTCGCTTCAATCCATTGCGGATCGAGTCCGTAGTGATCGCTGCTCTGTACGGGGCAGCTTAGCCGTTCGGTTAACTGCTGACGAAGTAGTGGGTTGGCAGCACCGCCACCACAGACGATGACCTCTTGGCAGTCGGGGGCATGGCGCTCTACTGCGGTAGCCACACTCTCAACGGTTAGTTGATAGAGTGTTCGCTGCACATCGACTGCCGCCTCCTGTTGCCACTGGGGGAGGAGCCAGTCGAGATTAAATAGCTCTCGGCCACAGCTCTTCGGCGGTGTGCGCTGGAAATAGGGCTCCTGACAGAGTCGTTGCAGCAGTTCGGGTATCAGGCGACCTTGATTGCCCCAGTGGCCATTGTGATCGTAGTGGTATGGCGATTCGGGGTGGTGGCGGCGATACCACTGATCGAGTAGCGTATTGGCTGGGCCGGTATCGAAACCGGTAATCGTACCCGCCGACTCAGCTGGGGGGAGCAGGGTTAAGTTGGCGATGCCACCTAAATTGAGTACGGCTCGGTGGCGCTGAGGGTGGTGCCATAGATATTGGTGGAAGGCGGGAACTAGGGGAGCCCCTTCGCCCCCTAAAGCGATATCGCGCCGGCGTAGATCGGCAACCACCGTGATGCCACAGCGAGTGGCAACCCGATTAGGATCGCCTAGTTGCAGTGTAAAGGGGTAGGGGGCTTGCGGATAGTGGGCGATCGTTTGACCGTGGAGGCCGATGGCGGCAATGTCGCTCGGCGAGAGTTGGGTTTGCTGTAATAGCGCTGTCACGGCGTCAGCGTAGCTCTCGCCGAGTAGAGCATCGGTTTGACCTAGTTCGGTTAGCGCGATCTTAGGCTGCTGAATGAGCTGCTCTAGCCGCTGGCGCAGTTCGGGGCCAAAGGGGGTGTGGTGGGTGGCTAAGAGCGCAAAACGGGGCTCGAATCGAGTTAGCGCTAGATCGATACCATCGACACTAGTGCCAGACATCACGCCTATATAGAGCGATTGGGTCAACAGGGTGGCCCTAAATAGTTAACATTCTCTCTAG carries:
- a CDS encoding anhydro-N-acetylmuramic acid kinase, whose protein sequence is MTQSLYIGVMSGTSVDGIDLALTRFEPRFALLATHHTPFGPELRQRLEQLIQQPKIALTELGQTDALLGESYADAVTALLQQTQLSPSDIAAIGLHGQTIAHYPQAPYPFTLQLGDPNRVATRCGITVVADLRRRDIALGGEGAPLVPAFHQYLWHHPQRHRAVLNLGGIANLTLLPPAESAGTITGFDTGPANTLLDQWYRRHHPESPYHYDHNGHWGNQGRLIPELLQRLCQEPYFQRTPPKSCGRELFNLDWLLPQWQQEAAVDVQRTLYQLTVESVATAVERHAPDCQEVIVCGGGAANPLLRQQLTERLSCPVQSSDHYGLDPQWIEASAFAWLACQRVHGRAGNLPSVTGAREAAPLGAIYC